CAATCTGGAGGCGATAGTGGCGCTGAACCCGGACCTGATCTTAATGACCGATTTTCAGGAAGAAGCTTATGAGAGTGTGAGTAAAATTGCGCCTACTATCGTACTGGACTTCTACGAGGATTGGCGGGATACGCTGGCTACCATCGGTACAATCACAGGCAAGCAGGCAGAGGCTGAAGTGGTGAAGAAGGCCTATGAGGACAAAATCACTGGACTGCGGGAGCAGCTGTCAGCGAAGCTGGGCGACGAGACGGTGGCGCTGATTCGTCCGAGACCGGAAGGGATTCGGGTACATGGTCCCGAGCACCGGACCGGAAGCATTCTGTATGAGGATCTCGGATTAAAGGCTCCAGTGTTCGTTCAGGCGATCAAGGATGATACCTCGGTTGAAATATCGATGGAGACTGTCTCTGATATCGGGGCAGATCACTATTTCCTGCTCTCGGATGATCTGTTCGCCAAAGAGGCAGAGACTCTGGCCAGCAGTCCGATCTGGAAATCCCTTGATGCAGTCAAGAATAACCGTGCCTATGACGTAAATTCAACGCTCTGGATCGCGTACTATGGTCCCCTTGCGATCAATATTATTGTAGATCAGGCCTCGGAAGCGCTGCTTGGAGCTCACTGAGATGGACCGCTATCTGTCGTCGGCCCCCTGGAGGGAACTGGCGGAGGATTACCGGATGAGGCTGGGGGAGCCGCCTGCGGGCAGCGTCCGCACCATCGCTCTGAGTGAGCTGCAAGATGAAGCGGTATGCCGCGAATATGTTAGCTGGCTTAAGGAGTATATCGGTGCGCCGGACATGCAGGTTGCGGCTTCCATGCTGGCCAAGCGGATCGGCTATCTGTGGATCGCTCCAATACTGACCGCCATGACCGTTCATAATCGTGAAGTCTTCTTCCCGCTGGACAGAAGCTTCCTCTATCATCCGGCTTCTACAGAAGAGACGACATTCCCATTCCTGGCGCTGGACGGGCTTCAGTCAGCCTCACCACCGGAGGATAGGGCCGTGTGGCGCGAAGCTGTTATTGAGAAGAATTTTGCGGCACGGCTTGCGCCGCTGCTGCAGACGCTTGCCACCGTGGGCCCCGTCTCCATGGCCGTGCTGTGGGAGAATATTATGGTGCGCATTGCCCCGCTGTATGCCCTTGGAGCAGACCCATCCGGCGAAGAAAGGCTGCGGATGCAAGAGGATTTTGTGTATCTGACCCGGACGGCTCCCGGCGCATTGTTCGGCGCAAGACGCAATCCATTCACCCGGTTCACCGAGGGGAATGACGGGGCTCCGGTTGCGAAGAGCAAGCGCATTACCTGTTGCTTTTACTACCGGATGTCCGGGGAATATTGCAGAAAGTGTCCGAAAATTGACAATGAGAATGAATCTCAATTAAAATGACAGCAGGTCTATCCGTTTAGCAAAGGATACTGTTGTCAGGAGATGAGAGAAATGCCGCAACAAGAACAGGCAAGTCTATGGAGTGATACGGCGGTCAAGATGCTTGATGTGCGCAGCGGCACTGTGCCGCCCGGCGGTATGCTGATTGAAACGGAACTGGCGTCTAATCAGCTGCTGCTGGCCATCGGCGGGCAGGGAGGGCTTGTGATGAATGGTGAAGGCTGCCATGTCCAGGCCTCTTTTGCTTGTCATGCTGCCAAGGGATCAGCCTACACTCTGAGTGCGGGATCAGACAACATTCATTATACAGCTATTAGCTACAAGGCCATTCCTGTGGCGGGAGCCGCCCATGTGCTCTTCCCGGAGCGCAATCACCCGCTGCGCACTTCGTTTGTGCATCATTCCGCGCCTCCGGCGGAGCTGCATATGGCGGCGGAGAGAATTGCAGCGAAATGGAGCCGGGGAGAAGGGCTGGAACGGTTCCATGCCAATGCGCTGCTGCAAGGCATGCTCTATGAGCTTATTATGGAGCATGAGCGTGGTCAGGGCGGCAAAGAGCCGGATATAGTGGAGGTTGTTGCCGCCTATATCGCGGGGCATTATCGGCAAGAGCTGGGAATTAAAGAGCTGGCTGCCCTGGCCGGCTGCGGCGTGCGGCAGCTCCAGCGGCGGTTCAAGCAGGAGAAGCGGCTCGGGCCGATGGAATATGTAATCCGGCTGCGGATGGAGAGCGCAGAGCGGATGCTGCGTTACACGGACGCTTCCATCGGCGAGATCGCTGAGCGGACAGGCTACCGCGACATGTATTATTTCAGCAGGGCGTTCAAGAAGCATTATGGAGTCCCCCCGCAGCTCTACAGGCGTACTGCCGCTTCAGCTCCAGCTGCGCTCTCCGCTTCTTCGGGACGGTCAGAGCGATTGGCCTCCCCGCACGAGTCACCACAGAGTCCGGTGATCTTCCATCTGCGGGGCGAGTATCGTGTCACCGCTGCCCCGCAGCGGATCGCCGTGCTTGATGTCCAGTATGCTGACCATTTGCATGCGCTGGGGATATCCCCCGCAGGAAGCGTAGGCTTCGGAAGCGGGGCGTTGAATTTCCCCGCTTATTTCCGGGAGAGACTATTGGAAACGGAAATGCTCGGAACCTATGAGTACCCGGACCTGGAGGCTGTAGAACGGCTGCGCCCGGATCTAATTATCTGCACCGAGGTGCATGCTCCGCACTATGAACGCTTAAGCCAGGTGGCGCCAACGATCATGTTCAAGCGTAATGAGAGCTGGCAGACCATTCTGAAGCTATTCGGCGAACTGACAGGCAGGCAGACGGAGGCGGAACGGATTATTGCCGATTATCTGCGCCGTACGGCATTGCTGTCCGCAGAGCTGGCTCCGGTACTCGCGGGTAAGAGTGTGGCTCTGATCCGTCCGCGCGAGTCCATCGTCCGGGTACATACGGCTTCGCACCGCACAGGCGCTGTACTGTACCGCGACCTTGGTCTGCCTGCTCCGCGATTTGTGGCGGAACCCGCCTCCGACACGGCCTATCATATTTCCGTTGACAGACTGCCGTCTGTGCATGCCAACTACTACTTTTTGCTTAGCAATGAGAGGATGCAGGAGGGAATATCGATGACAGAGCACAGTGTGAGGGGCATGCTAGGTGCAGACCAGCGGCAGCTTATATACCCGGTAGATGCTGCTACCTGGATCGGCTGCTACGGACCAACGGGCATCAACTGCATTTTGGATCAGGTGGCCCAGGCCTTGCTGGCTTGAGCGGACTAGCGGCAGACGGAACGGCTGCCAATCACATCTCCCGATCATACTTGAACCGGTAATAGATGCCGTATCCAATTGTGAACAGGTAGCCGAATACCAGTAACAGCACAACGGTGAGTTCAGTTTCCATTAAGGCGAGAGCCAACATTAAGGCCCCGAACACAAAGATCATCATGTCGTAGGCCTTCGCCTTCGCCCGGGTTGCAATGGCGATATTGCGCTCATCTTGCTTGTTGATCTCCATCTGCTTGGCGATGGCGGGGCTATTCTTCAATGCGCGCCGTCCGATGAGTTCCCCCATCCCGCTGCCGAACAGGCCGGAGCCCAGTCCGATACAGATATAAGGCAGTGTCCGCAGCACCCCCTCAGGCTCATGAACCGTTCTAATGAAGTACAGACTGCCTGCCAGCAGGACTACACCTGCAATAACCAGAAGATAAGCCGAGACGGATTTCTTCATCAATTCTCTTCCTCCTCATAAACCGTGGCCCAACCCAACCCAGCCCAATACACAATGGAAATACTCACTCCCTATGTACGAACGTCTGTGCTACAATACTCATTGTGAATATATGGAAGGCGGTGGGGCAGTGACTCCGAGACAGTGGATCATCAAGTTCATACGGATGCATAAGTGGGTGTTTGTATGCGGTTTCTTTGTGACTACTTTAATGACCCTGGTGAACCTGCTGTATCCGTTCCTGGGCGGACGGCTGATTAATATCGCTTTTTATGACCAGGATCTGAATGCCTTCCTGAAGCTGTGTCTGATCTATGCCGGAATTCTCCTGTTCAATCAGTTCATTGTGGCGACGCTCAATAATCTGATCTCTTCTCAAATAATGACGGGATTCGTGTTCGATATCCGGCGGACGCTATTCCGCAAGATTCTGCATCAGAAGGGGAAGGATCTCTCCGGGATGTACAGCGGCGATCTGATCAGCCGGATGAACCGCGATGCCAAGGACATTATGAACCTCGTCTTCTGGAGCGGACTGTGGGGGTATTCGAATCTGCTGCATATCGTGTTTGCCGTGGGCTTCATGTTCTATTATCATGTCCTGCTGGGCGTGTTCACGGTGGTGCTGGTTCCTGTCGTGTTCATGGCCTCCAGATATTTCAAGCGGAGAGCGCTCCGGGTCAACC
This genomic interval from Paenibacillus sp. FSL H8-0332 contains the following:
- a CDS encoding iron-siderophore ABC transporter substrate-binding protein, with protein sequence MNRATQKQEAGRKKFAAGQSGLFMVWMLALVLVLTACGSGGGANAGTAAQPSASVEPSPSPEVQAQASPEAQATAAYPVTFTHIKGEYTLSEKPKVIAVLDVKFADQLIALGEKPAGSVVAGTKDEFPEYLSVQMDGVKVLGTRDEPNLEAIVALNPDLILMTDFQEEAYESVSKIAPTIVLDFYEDWRDTLATIGTITGKQAEAEVVKKAYEDKITGLREQLSAKLGDETVALIRPRPEGIRVHGPEHRTGSILYEDLGLKAPVFVQAIKDDTSVEISMETVSDIGADHYFLLSDDLFAKEAETLASSPIWKSLDAVKNNRAYDVNSTLWIAYYGPLAINIIVDQASEALLGAH
- a CDS encoding (2Fe-2S)-binding protein, with amino-acid sequence MDRYLSSAPWRELAEDYRMRLGEPPAGSVRTIALSELQDEAVCREYVSWLKEYIGAPDMQVAASMLAKRIGYLWIAPILTAMTVHNREVFFPLDRSFLYHPASTEETTFPFLALDGLQSASPPEDRAVWREAVIEKNFAARLAPLLQTLATVGPVSMAVLWENIMVRIAPLYALGADPSGEERLRMQEDFVYLTRTAPGALFGARRNPFTRFTEGNDGAPVAKSKRITCCFYYRMSGEYCRKCPKIDNENESQLK
- a CDS encoding helix-turn-helix domain-containing protein — its product is MPQQEQASLWSDTAVKMLDVRSGTVPPGGMLIETELASNQLLLAIGGQGGLVMNGEGCHVQASFACHAAKGSAYTLSAGSDNIHYTAISYKAIPVAGAAHVLFPERNHPLRTSFVHHSAPPAELHMAAERIAAKWSRGEGLERFHANALLQGMLYELIMEHERGQGGKEPDIVEVVAAYIAGHYRQELGIKELAALAGCGVRQLQRRFKQEKRLGPMEYVIRLRMESAERMLRYTDASIGEIAERTGYRDMYYFSRAFKKHYGVPPQLYRRTAASAPAALSASSGRSERLASPHESPQSPVIFHLRGEYRVTAAPQRIAVLDVQYADHLHALGISPAGSVGFGSGALNFPAYFRERLLETEMLGTYEYPDLEAVERLRPDLIICTEVHAPHYERLSQVAPTIMFKRNESWQTILKLFGELTGRQTEAERIIADYLRRTALLSAELAPVLAGKSVALIRPRESIVRVHTASHRTGAVLYRDLGLPAPRFVAEPASDTAYHISVDRLPSVHANYYFLLSNERMQEGISMTEHSVRGMLGADQRQLIYPVDAATWIGCYGPTGINCILDQVAQALLA